The following coding sequences lie in one Phragmites australis chromosome 8, lpPhrAust1.1, whole genome shotgun sequence genomic window:
- the LOC133926468 gene encoding heat shock 70 kDa protein, mitochondrial-like isoform X2, with protein MGSQYFIKRTEGGVQSLDYDFGKPSSAMSIRLLRTKMDMFRHCMRGCVTFSTVQPKIAAVGIDIGSKNSRVAITDSLVPRVVDSEIGRYVPSNVTFAWLKSDVWYAWALQHLDSVGKCVAVGELAKRRMLRWPSNVVFNIKSLIGMQFDDYYVQEMRKKVPFSIIEGPREEAWVEIHGMKFSPIEIASTLFAKLKDVVLMDQFHDKLKVVISVPTFFSDQQREGIKSAGERAGLEVLKVIDEPKAAALSSTTIKEGNVVVFGMGSGSYSVSILHVSGTNIKIITQIGDRSVGGDLFDNILVDYFVKQIMELYSVDIRGDKYAMMILAEVAEQAKVGLSSQHEVTVSIPYVTASTQGPVDLHFSISRPDFEKLVHNLVEIIEDKCQSILKESNFSHEDINEVVLMGGMTRVPKIRRIISKVFGKHHSTRVNPEEAVVIGSAIQAALIVEDEREISEDMIPLSIGIESAKGVFTRVIPRHTTIPTKRMVRVPVWCSYGESLHIRIFLGEHVRVDNNKLLGEVELISYRSSYQGSVDIELTFEVDANFVVTVTARYADDQLEGADVRKAFSVLSVSVRKEVMCKQSVFNDVKDALLDWPMHVTRIHAHLRNQARYLINSLGDVLSVRKDDLPTDLHEDAIKALADLHTALEGDVDVLKDKILYATSVQSTVVHWTSPSESGGCAAARKRQKEEMAGADFDSSSSSSSDDDDETTTTGQEDRRA; from the exons ATGGG ATCCCAATATTTTATCAAGAGAACAGAGGGAGGAGTGCAAAGTTTGGACTATG ATTTTGGAAAACCCTCCAGCGCAATGTCTATTCGTTTATTACGGACTAAAATGGACATGTTTCGG CATTGCATGCGTGGATGTGTAACTTTCAG CACGGTGCAACCAAAAATTGCTGCAGTCGGAATTGACATTGGATCAAAAAATTCAAGAGTTGCAATCACAGATTCCCTG GTGCCACGAGTTGTTGATAGTGAAATTGGGCGTTACGTGCCATCCAATGTTACTTTTGCTTGGCTTAAGTCTGATGTGTGGTATGCATGGGCTCTACAACATTTGGACAGTGTTGGCAAATGTGTTGCAGTTGGAGAACTTGCGAAGCGCAGAATGTTGAGGTGGCCTTCTAATGTTGTCTTCAATATAAAGAGTTTGATTGGGATGCAATTTGATGACTATTATGTCCAAGAAATGAGAAAAAAGGTCCCTTTTAGCATTATTGAAGGACCAAGAGAAGAAGCTTGGGTGGAAATTCATGGAATGAAATTTTCTCCTATTGAAATCGCAAGTACCCTTTTTGCAAAACTGAAAGATGTTGTTCTGATGGACCAATTTCATGATAAATTAAAAGTGGTCATAAGTGTACCTACTTTCTTTAGCGATCAACAAAGGGAGGGCATAAAGTCAGCTGGAGAAAGGGCAGGCTTAGAGGTATTGAAAGTAATAGATGAACCAAAAGCAGCTGCACTTTCTAGCACAACAATAAAAGAAGGTAATGTTGTTGTTTTTGGCATGGGTTCCGGATCGTACAGTGTCTCAATCCTTCATGTATCAGGAACAAACATTAAG ATCATAACACAAATTGGTGACCGCTCTGTGGGTGGTGATCTGTTTGACAATATCCTTGTGGACTATTTTGTTAAACAGATTATGGAACTTTATTCGGTCGACATTCGTGGAGATAAGTATGCTATGATGATACTTGCGGAAGTGGCCGAGCAAGCTAAAGTGGGATTATCAAGCCAGCATGAAGTCACTGTTTCAATCCCTTACGTGACTGCATCCACTCAAGGCCCTGTTGATCTTCACTTTTCTATTTCTCGCCCAGACTTTGAGAAGTTAGTGCATAACTTGGTAGAGATTATTGAGGACAAGTGCCAGAGCATTTTGAAAGAGTCTAATTTTAGTCACGAGGATATTAATGAAGTTGTATTGATGGGGGGGATGACAAGAGTGCCCAAGATACGAAGAATTATTTCCAAAGTCTTTGGCAAGCATCATAGCACAAGAGTGAACCCTGAGGAGGCTGTTGTTATTGGTTCAGCAATACAAGCCGCTCTCATTGTAGAAGATGAACGAGAGATCAGTGAAGACATGATTCCACTCTCTATTGGAATTGAGTCTGCAAAGGGGGTCTTTACCAGGGTCATTCCAAGGCACACCACAATCCCTACGAAGCGGATGGTACGGGTGCCTGTATGGTGTTCTTATGGAGAATCCCTGCATATAAGAATTTTTCTTGGGGAGCATGTACGGGTTGATAATAATAAGTTATTGGGAGAGGTAGAACTAATCAGTTATAGGAGTTCATATCAGGGTTCGGTTGACATTGAGTTGACATTTGAAGTTGATGCAAACTTTGTGGTTACAGTAACTGCGAGATATGCTGATGATCAGCTTGAAGGCGCTGATGTGAGGAAAGCATTCAGTGTCTTGTCGGTATCAGTACGTAAGGAGGTTATGTGTAAGCAGAGCGTCTTCAATGATGTCAAAGATGCTTTACTTGACTGGCCAATGCATGTTACACGAATCCATGCTCATCTCAGAAATCAGGCAAGATATTTAATCAACAGTCTCGGTGATGTCTTGTCTGTCAGAAAGGATGATCTTCCAACGGACCTTCATGAGGATGCGATAAAGGCCTTGGCTGATCTGCATACAGCTCTAGAGGGAGATGTTGATGTGTTGAAAGACAAAATTCTCTATGCTACATCAGTGCAATCTACTGTGGTGCACTGGACGTCACCATCAGAATCTGGCGGCTGTGCTGCTGCCAGGAAAAGGCAAAAAGAAGAAATGGCGGGGGCAGATTTCGACTCTTCTTCCTCCAGCTCCTCCGACGATGATGACGAGACAACGACGACGGGCCAAGAGGACCGGCGAGCCTAG
- the LOC133926468 gene encoding heat shock 70 kDa protein, mitochondrial-like isoform X1, protein MGYHHIAIPILGIGTLLILVEPLRLFVWFCRSQYFIKRTEGGVQSLDYDFGKPSSAMSIRLLRTKMDMFRHCMRGCVTFSTVQPKIAAVGIDIGSKNSRVAITDSLVPRVVDSEIGRYVPSNVTFAWLKSDVWYAWALQHLDSVGKCVAVGELAKRRMLRWPSNVVFNIKSLIGMQFDDYYVQEMRKKVPFSIIEGPREEAWVEIHGMKFSPIEIASTLFAKLKDVVLMDQFHDKLKVVISVPTFFSDQQREGIKSAGERAGLEVLKVIDEPKAAALSSTTIKEGNVVVFGMGSGSYSVSILHVSGTNIKIITQIGDRSVGGDLFDNILVDYFVKQIMELYSVDIRGDKYAMMILAEVAEQAKVGLSSQHEVTVSIPYVTASTQGPVDLHFSISRPDFEKLVHNLVEIIEDKCQSILKESNFSHEDINEVVLMGGMTRVPKIRRIISKVFGKHHSTRVNPEEAVVIGSAIQAALIVEDEREISEDMIPLSIGIESAKGVFTRVIPRHTTIPTKRMVRVPVWCSYGESLHIRIFLGEHVRVDNNKLLGEVELISYRSSYQGSVDIELTFEVDANFVVTVTARYADDQLEGADVRKAFSVLSVSVRKEVMCKQSVFNDVKDALLDWPMHVTRIHAHLRNQARYLINSLGDVLSVRKDDLPTDLHEDAIKALADLHTALEGDVDVLKDKILYATSVQSTVVHWTSPSESGGCAAARKRQKEEMAGADFDSSSSSSSDDDDETTTTGQEDRRA, encoded by the exons ATGGGGTATCACCATATCGCTATACCGATATTGGGTATTGGTACACTATTGATTCTGGTTGAACCGCTTAGGTTGTTTGTATGGTTCTGCAGATCCCAATATTTTATCAAGAGAACAGAGGGAGGAGTGCAAAGTTTGGACTATG ATTTTGGAAAACCCTCCAGCGCAATGTCTATTCGTTTATTACGGACTAAAATGGACATGTTTCGG CATTGCATGCGTGGATGTGTAACTTTCAG CACGGTGCAACCAAAAATTGCTGCAGTCGGAATTGACATTGGATCAAAAAATTCAAGAGTTGCAATCACAGATTCCCTG GTGCCACGAGTTGTTGATAGTGAAATTGGGCGTTACGTGCCATCCAATGTTACTTTTGCTTGGCTTAAGTCTGATGTGTGGTATGCATGGGCTCTACAACATTTGGACAGTGTTGGCAAATGTGTTGCAGTTGGAGAACTTGCGAAGCGCAGAATGTTGAGGTGGCCTTCTAATGTTGTCTTCAATATAAAGAGTTTGATTGGGATGCAATTTGATGACTATTATGTCCAAGAAATGAGAAAAAAGGTCCCTTTTAGCATTATTGAAGGACCAAGAGAAGAAGCTTGGGTGGAAATTCATGGAATGAAATTTTCTCCTATTGAAATCGCAAGTACCCTTTTTGCAAAACTGAAAGATGTTGTTCTGATGGACCAATTTCATGATAAATTAAAAGTGGTCATAAGTGTACCTACTTTCTTTAGCGATCAACAAAGGGAGGGCATAAAGTCAGCTGGAGAAAGGGCAGGCTTAGAGGTATTGAAAGTAATAGATGAACCAAAAGCAGCTGCACTTTCTAGCACAACAATAAAAGAAGGTAATGTTGTTGTTTTTGGCATGGGTTCCGGATCGTACAGTGTCTCAATCCTTCATGTATCAGGAACAAACATTAAG ATCATAACACAAATTGGTGACCGCTCTGTGGGTGGTGATCTGTTTGACAATATCCTTGTGGACTATTTTGTTAAACAGATTATGGAACTTTATTCGGTCGACATTCGTGGAGATAAGTATGCTATGATGATACTTGCGGAAGTGGCCGAGCAAGCTAAAGTGGGATTATCAAGCCAGCATGAAGTCACTGTTTCAATCCCTTACGTGACTGCATCCACTCAAGGCCCTGTTGATCTTCACTTTTCTATTTCTCGCCCAGACTTTGAGAAGTTAGTGCATAACTTGGTAGAGATTATTGAGGACAAGTGCCAGAGCATTTTGAAAGAGTCTAATTTTAGTCACGAGGATATTAATGAAGTTGTATTGATGGGGGGGATGACAAGAGTGCCCAAGATACGAAGAATTATTTCCAAAGTCTTTGGCAAGCATCATAGCACAAGAGTGAACCCTGAGGAGGCTGTTGTTATTGGTTCAGCAATACAAGCCGCTCTCATTGTAGAAGATGAACGAGAGATCAGTGAAGACATGATTCCACTCTCTATTGGAATTGAGTCTGCAAAGGGGGTCTTTACCAGGGTCATTCCAAGGCACACCACAATCCCTACGAAGCGGATGGTACGGGTGCCTGTATGGTGTTCTTATGGAGAATCCCTGCATATAAGAATTTTTCTTGGGGAGCATGTACGGGTTGATAATAATAAGTTATTGGGAGAGGTAGAACTAATCAGTTATAGGAGTTCATATCAGGGTTCGGTTGACATTGAGTTGACATTTGAAGTTGATGCAAACTTTGTGGTTACAGTAACTGCGAGATATGCTGATGATCAGCTTGAAGGCGCTGATGTGAGGAAAGCATTCAGTGTCTTGTCGGTATCAGTACGTAAGGAGGTTATGTGTAAGCAGAGCGTCTTCAATGATGTCAAAGATGCTTTACTTGACTGGCCAATGCATGTTACACGAATCCATGCTCATCTCAGAAATCAGGCAAGATATTTAATCAACAGTCTCGGTGATGTCTTGTCTGTCAGAAAGGATGATCTTCCAACGGACCTTCATGAGGATGCGATAAAGGCCTTGGCTGATCTGCATACAGCTCTAGAGGGAGATGTTGATGTGTTGAAAGACAAAATTCTCTATGCTACATCAGTGCAATCTACTGTGGTGCACTGGACGTCACCATCAGAATCTGGCGGCTGTGCTGCTGCCAGGAAAAGGCAAAAAGAAGAAATGGCGGGGGCAGATTTCGACTCTTCTTCCTCCAGCTCCTCCGACGATGATGACGAGACAACGACGACGGGCCAAGAGGACCGGCGAGCCTAG
- the LOC133926468 gene encoding heat shock 70 kDa protein, mitochondrial-like isoform X4 encodes MAAGARRRAADFGKPSSAMSIRLLRTKMDMFRHCMRGCVTFSTVQPKIAAVGIDIGSKNSRVAITDSLVPRVVDSEIGRYVPSNVTFAWLKSDVWYAWALQHLDSVGKCVAVGELAKRRMLRWPSNVVFNIKSLIGMQFDDYYVQEMRKKVPFSIIEGPREEAWVEIHGMKFSPIEIASTLFAKLKDVVLMDQFHDKLKVVISVPTFFSDQQREGIKSAGERAGLEVLKVIDEPKAAALSSTTIKEGNVVVFGMGSGSYSVSILHVSGTNIKIITQIGDRSVGGDLFDNILVDYFVKQIMELYSVDIRGDKYAMMILAEVAEQAKVGLSSQHEVTVSIPYVTASTQGPVDLHFSISRPDFEKLVHNLVEIIEDKCQSILKESNFSHEDINEVVLMGGMTRVPKIRRIISKVFGKHHSTRVNPEEAVVIGSAIQAALIVEDEREISEDMIPLSIGIESAKGVFTRVIPRHTTIPTKRMVRVPVWCSYGESLHIRIFLGEHVRVDNNKLLGEVELISYRSSYQGSVDIELTFEVDANFVVTVTARYADDQLEGADVRKAFSVLSVSVRKEVMCKQSVFNDVKDALLDWPMHVTRIHAHLRNQARYLINSLGDVLSVRKDDLPTDLHEDAIKALADLHTALEGDVDVLKDKILYATSVQSTVVHWTSPSESGGCAAARKRQKEEMAGADFDSSSSSSSDDDDETTTTGQEDRRA; translated from the exons ATGGCCGCCGGTGCGCGAAGACGTGCTGCAG ATTTTGGAAAACCCTCCAGCGCAATGTCTATTCGTTTATTACGGACTAAAATGGACATGTTTCGG CATTGCATGCGTGGATGTGTAACTTTCAG CACGGTGCAACCAAAAATTGCTGCAGTCGGAATTGACATTGGATCAAAAAATTCAAGAGTTGCAATCACAGATTCCCTG GTGCCACGAGTTGTTGATAGTGAAATTGGGCGTTACGTGCCATCCAATGTTACTTTTGCTTGGCTTAAGTCTGATGTGTGGTATGCATGGGCTCTACAACATTTGGACAGTGTTGGCAAATGTGTTGCAGTTGGAGAACTTGCGAAGCGCAGAATGTTGAGGTGGCCTTCTAATGTTGTCTTCAATATAAAGAGTTTGATTGGGATGCAATTTGATGACTATTATGTCCAAGAAATGAGAAAAAAGGTCCCTTTTAGCATTATTGAAGGACCAAGAGAAGAAGCTTGGGTGGAAATTCATGGAATGAAATTTTCTCCTATTGAAATCGCAAGTACCCTTTTTGCAAAACTGAAAGATGTTGTTCTGATGGACCAATTTCATGATAAATTAAAAGTGGTCATAAGTGTACCTACTTTCTTTAGCGATCAACAAAGGGAGGGCATAAAGTCAGCTGGAGAAAGGGCAGGCTTAGAGGTATTGAAAGTAATAGATGAACCAAAAGCAGCTGCACTTTCTAGCACAACAATAAAAGAAGGTAATGTTGTTGTTTTTGGCATGGGTTCCGGATCGTACAGTGTCTCAATCCTTCATGTATCAGGAACAAACATTAAG ATCATAACACAAATTGGTGACCGCTCTGTGGGTGGTGATCTGTTTGACAATATCCTTGTGGACTATTTTGTTAAACAGATTATGGAACTTTATTCGGTCGACATTCGTGGAGATAAGTATGCTATGATGATACTTGCGGAAGTGGCCGAGCAAGCTAAAGTGGGATTATCAAGCCAGCATGAAGTCACTGTTTCAATCCCTTACGTGACTGCATCCACTCAAGGCCCTGTTGATCTTCACTTTTCTATTTCTCGCCCAGACTTTGAGAAGTTAGTGCATAACTTGGTAGAGATTATTGAGGACAAGTGCCAGAGCATTTTGAAAGAGTCTAATTTTAGTCACGAGGATATTAATGAAGTTGTATTGATGGGGGGGATGACAAGAGTGCCCAAGATACGAAGAATTATTTCCAAAGTCTTTGGCAAGCATCATAGCACAAGAGTGAACCCTGAGGAGGCTGTTGTTATTGGTTCAGCAATACAAGCCGCTCTCATTGTAGAAGATGAACGAGAGATCAGTGAAGACATGATTCCACTCTCTATTGGAATTGAGTCTGCAAAGGGGGTCTTTACCAGGGTCATTCCAAGGCACACCACAATCCCTACGAAGCGGATGGTACGGGTGCCTGTATGGTGTTCTTATGGAGAATCCCTGCATATAAGAATTTTTCTTGGGGAGCATGTACGGGTTGATAATAATAAGTTATTGGGAGAGGTAGAACTAATCAGTTATAGGAGTTCATATCAGGGTTCGGTTGACATTGAGTTGACATTTGAAGTTGATGCAAACTTTGTGGTTACAGTAACTGCGAGATATGCTGATGATCAGCTTGAAGGCGCTGATGTGAGGAAAGCATTCAGTGTCTTGTCGGTATCAGTACGTAAGGAGGTTATGTGTAAGCAGAGCGTCTTCAATGATGTCAAAGATGCTTTACTTGACTGGCCAATGCATGTTACACGAATCCATGCTCATCTCAGAAATCAGGCAAGATATTTAATCAACAGTCTCGGTGATGTCTTGTCTGTCAGAAAGGATGATCTTCCAACGGACCTTCATGAGGATGCGATAAAGGCCTTGGCTGATCTGCATACAGCTCTAGAGGGAGATGTTGATGTGTTGAAAGACAAAATTCTCTATGCTACATCAGTGCAATCTACTGTGGTGCACTGGACGTCACCATCAGAATCTGGCGGCTGTGCTGCTGCCAGGAAAAGGCAAAAAGAAGAAATGGCGGGGGCAGATTTCGACTCTTCTTCCTCCAGCTCCTCCGACGATGATGACGAGACAACGACGACGGGCCAAGAGGACCGGCGAGCCTAG
- the LOC133926468 gene encoding heat shock 70 kDa protein, mitochondrial-like isoform X3 encodes MAAGALSRAADFGKPSSAMSIRLLRTKMDMFRHCMRGCVTFSTVQPKIAAVGIDIGSKNSRVAITDSLVPRVVDSEIGRYVPSNVTFAWLKSDVWYAWALQHLDSVGKCVAVGELAKRRMLRWPSNVVFNIKSLIGMQFDDYYVQEMRKKVPFSIIEGPREEAWVEIHGMKFSPIEIASTLFAKLKDVVLMDQFHDKLKVVISVPTFFSDQQREGIKSAGERAGLEVLKVIDEPKAAALSSTTIKEGNVVVFGMGSGSYSVSILHVSGTNIKIITQIGDRSVGGDLFDNILVDYFVKQIMELYSVDIRGDKYAMMILAEVAEQAKVGLSSQHEVTVSIPYVTASTQGPVDLHFSISRPDFEKLVHNLVEIIEDKCQSILKESNFSHEDINEVVLMGGMTRVPKIRRIISKVFGKHHSTRVNPEEAVVIGSAIQAALIVEDEREISEDMIPLSIGIESAKGVFTRVIPRHTTIPTKRMVRVPVWCSYGESLHIRIFLGEHVRVDNNKLLGEVELISYRSSYQGSVDIELTFEVDANFVVTVTARYADDQLEGADVRKAFSVLSVSVRKEVMCKQSVFNDVKDALLDWPMHVTRIHAHLRNQARYLINSLGDVLSVRKDDLPTDLHEDAIKALADLHTALEGDVDVLKDKILYATSVQSTVVHWTSPSESGGCAAARKRQKEEMAGADFDSSSSSSSDDDDETTTTGQEDRRA; translated from the exons ATGGCTGCCGGTGCGCTATCACGTGCTGCAG ATTTTGGAAAACCCTCCAGCGCAATGTCTATTCGTTTATTACGGACTAAAATGGACATGTTTCGG CATTGCATGCGTGGATGTGTAACTTTCAG CACGGTGCAACCAAAAATTGCTGCAGTCGGAATTGACATTGGATCAAAAAATTCAAGAGTTGCAATCACAGATTCCCTG GTGCCACGAGTTGTTGATAGTGAAATTGGGCGTTACGTGCCATCCAATGTTACTTTTGCTTGGCTTAAGTCTGATGTGTGGTATGCATGGGCTCTACAACATTTGGACAGTGTTGGCAAATGTGTTGCAGTTGGAGAACTTGCGAAGCGCAGAATGTTGAGGTGGCCTTCTAATGTTGTCTTCAATATAAAGAGTTTGATTGGGATGCAATTTGATGACTATTATGTCCAAGAAATGAGAAAAAAGGTCCCTTTTAGCATTATTGAAGGACCAAGAGAAGAAGCTTGGGTGGAAATTCATGGAATGAAATTTTCTCCTATTGAAATCGCAAGTACCCTTTTTGCAAAACTGAAAGATGTTGTTCTGATGGACCAATTTCATGATAAATTAAAAGTGGTCATAAGTGTACCTACTTTCTTTAGCGATCAACAAAGGGAGGGCATAAAGTCAGCTGGAGAAAGGGCAGGCTTAGAGGTATTGAAAGTAATAGATGAACCAAAAGCAGCTGCACTTTCTAGCACAACAATAAAAGAAGGTAATGTTGTTGTTTTTGGCATGGGTTCCGGATCGTACAGTGTCTCAATCCTTCATGTATCAGGAACAAACATTAAG ATCATAACACAAATTGGTGACCGCTCTGTGGGTGGTGATCTGTTTGACAATATCCTTGTGGACTATTTTGTTAAACAGATTATGGAACTTTATTCGGTCGACATTCGTGGAGATAAGTATGCTATGATGATACTTGCGGAAGTGGCCGAGCAAGCTAAAGTGGGATTATCAAGCCAGCATGAAGTCACTGTTTCAATCCCTTACGTGACTGCATCCACTCAAGGCCCTGTTGATCTTCACTTTTCTATTTCTCGCCCAGACTTTGAGAAGTTAGTGCATAACTTGGTAGAGATTATTGAGGACAAGTGCCAGAGCATTTTGAAAGAGTCTAATTTTAGTCACGAGGATATTAATGAAGTTGTATTGATGGGGGGGATGACAAGAGTGCCCAAGATACGAAGAATTATTTCCAAAGTCTTTGGCAAGCATCATAGCACAAGAGTGAACCCTGAGGAGGCTGTTGTTATTGGTTCAGCAATACAAGCCGCTCTCATTGTAGAAGATGAACGAGAGATCAGTGAAGACATGATTCCACTCTCTATTGGAATTGAGTCTGCAAAGGGGGTCTTTACCAGGGTCATTCCAAGGCACACCACAATCCCTACGAAGCGGATGGTACGGGTGCCTGTATGGTGTTCTTATGGAGAATCCCTGCATATAAGAATTTTTCTTGGGGAGCATGTACGGGTTGATAATAATAAGTTATTGGGAGAGGTAGAACTAATCAGTTATAGGAGTTCATATCAGGGTTCGGTTGACATTGAGTTGACATTTGAAGTTGATGCAAACTTTGTGGTTACAGTAACTGCGAGATATGCTGATGATCAGCTTGAAGGCGCTGATGTGAGGAAAGCATTCAGTGTCTTGTCGGTATCAGTACGTAAGGAGGTTATGTGTAAGCAGAGCGTCTTCAATGATGTCAAAGATGCTTTACTTGACTGGCCAATGCATGTTACACGAATCCATGCTCATCTCAGAAATCAGGCAAGATATTTAATCAACAGTCTCGGTGATGTCTTGTCTGTCAGAAAGGATGATCTTCCAACGGACCTTCATGAGGATGCGATAAAGGCCTTGGCTGATCTGCATACAGCTCTAGAGGGAGATGTTGATGTGTTGAAAGACAAAATTCTCTATGCTACATCAGTGCAATCTACTGTGGTGCACTGGACGTCACCATCAGAATCTGGCGGCTGTGCTGCTGCCAGGAAAAGGCAAAAAGAAGAAATGGCGGGGGCAGATTTCGACTCTTCTTCCTCCAGCTCCTCCGACGATGATGACGAGACAACGACGACGGGCCAAGAGGACCGGCGAGCCTAG
- the LOC133926468 gene encoding heat shock 70 kDa protein, mitochondrial-like isoform X5: protein MLRWPSNVVFNIKSLIGMQFDDYYVQEMRKKVPFSIIEGPREEAWVEIHGMKFSPIEIASTLFAKLKDVVLMDQFHDKLKVVISVPTFFSDQQREGIKSAGERAGLEVLKVIDEPKAAALSSTTIKEGNVVVFGMGSGSYSVSILHVSGTNIKIITQIGDRSVGGDLFDNILVDYFVKQIMELYSVDIRGDKYAMMILAEVAEQAKVGLSSQHEVTVSIPYVTASTQGPVDLHFSISRPDFEKLVHNLVEIIEDKCQSILKESNFSHEDINEVVLMGGMTRVPKIRRIISKVFGKHHSTRVNPEEAVVIGSAIQAALIVEDEREISEDMIPLSIGIESAKGVFTRVIPRHTTIPTKRMVRVPVWCSYGESLHIRIFLGEHVRVDNNKLLGEVELISYRSSYQGSVDIELTFEVDANFVVTVTARYADDQLEGADVRKAFSVLSVSVRKEVMCKQSVFNDVKDALLDWPMHVTRIHAHLRNQARYLINSLGDVLSVRKDDLPTDLHEDAIKALADLHTALEGDVDVLKDKILYATSVQSTVVHWTSPSESGGCAAARKRQKEEMAGADFDSSSSSSSDDDDETTTTGQEDRRA from the exons ATGTTGAGGTGGCCTTCTAATGTTGTCTTCAATATAAAGAGTTTGATTGGGATGCAATTTGATGACTATTATGTCCAAGAAATGAGAAAAAAGGTCCCTTTTAGCATTATTGAAGGACCAAGAGAAGAAGCTTGGGTGGAAATTCATGGAATGAAATTTTCTCCTATTGAAATCGCAAGTACCCTTTTTGCAAAACTGAAAGATGTTGTTCTGATGGACCAATTTCATGATAAATTAAAAGTGGTCATAAGTGTACCTACTTTCTTTAGCGATCAACAAAGGGAGGGCATAAAGTCAGCTGGAGAAAGGGCAGGCTTAGAGGTATTGAAAGTAATAGATGAACCAAAAGCAGCTGCACTTTCTAGCACAACAATAAAAGAAGGTAATGTTGTTGTTTTTGGCATGGGTTCCGGATCGTACAGTGTCTCAATCCTTCATGTATCAGGAACAAACATTAAG ATCATAACACAAATTGGTGACCGCTCTGTGGGTGGTGATCTGTTTGACAATATCCTTGTGGACTATTTTGTTAAACAGATTATGGAACTTTATTCGGTCGACATTCGTGGAGATAAGTATGCTATGATGATACTTGCGGAAGTGGCCGAGCAAGCTAAAGTGGGATTATCAAGCCAGCATGAAGTCACTGTTTCAATCCCTTACGTGACTGCATCCACTCAAGGCCCTGTTGATCTTCACTTTTCTATTTCTCGCCCAGACTTTGAGAAGTTAGTGCATAACTTGGTAGAGATTATTGAGGACAAGTGCCAGAGCATTTTGAAAGAGTCTAATTTTAGTCACGAGGATATTAATGAAGTTGTATTGATGGGGGGGATGACAAGAGTGCCCAAGATACGAAGAATTATTTCCAAAGTCTTTGGCAAGCATCATAGCACAAGAGTGAACCCTGAGGAGGCTGTTGTTATTGGTTCAGCAATACAAGCCGCTCTCATTGTAGAAGATGAACGAGAGATCAGTGAAGACATGATTCCACTCTCTATTGGAATTGAGTCTGCAAAGGGGGTCTTTACCAGGGTCATTCCAAGGCACACCACAATCCCTACGAAGCGGATGGTACGGGTGCCTGTATGGTGTTCTTATGGAGAATCCCTGCATATAAGAATTTTTCTTGGGGAGCATGTACGGGTTGATAATAATAAGTTATTGGGAGAGGTAGAACTAATCAGTTATAGGAGTTCATATCAGGGTTCGGTTGACATTGAGTTGACATTTGAAGTTGATGCAAACTTTGTGGTTACAGTAACTGCGAGATATGCTGATGATCAGCTTGAAGGCGCTGATGTGAGGAAAGCATTCAGTGTCTTGTCGGTATCAGTACGTAAGGAGGTTATGTGTAAGCAGAGCGTCTTCAATGATGTCAAAGATGCTTTACTTGACTGGCCAATGCATGTTACACGAATCCATGCTCATCTCAGAAATCAGGCAAGATATTTAATCAACAGTCTCGGTGATGTCTTGTCTGTCAGAAAGGATGATCTTCCAACGGACCTTCATGAGGATGCGATAAAGGCCTTGGCTGATCTGCATACAGCTCTAGAGGGAGATGTTGATGTGTTGAAAGACAAAATTCTCTATGCTACATCAGTGCAATCTACTGTGGTGCACTGGACGTCACCATCAGAATCTGGCGGCTGTGCTGCTGCCAGGAAAAGGCAAAAAGAAGAAATGGCGGGGGCAGATTTCGACTCTTCTTCCTCCAGCTCCTCCGACGATGATGACGAGACAACGACGACGGGCCAAGAGGACCGGCGAGCCTAG